The following are encoded in a window of Paenibacillaceae bacterium GAS479 genomic DNA:
- a CDS encoding ADP-ribose pyrophosphatase YjhB, NUDIX family has product MVPKHIVSAAAIVINEHNEILLIKGPKRGWEMPGGQVEEGESLKDAAIRETKEESGIDIEVTKFCGVFQNVGSSNCNTLFLGKPVGGELTTTQESLEVGYFPIDTALEMVSWGNFKQRIELCLNEEHHPFYVEFSIPLKDC; this is encoded by the coding sequence GTGGTTCCAAAACATATCGTTTCTGCGGCAGCAATTGTAATTAATGAGCATAACGAAATATTATTGATCAAAGGACCTAAACGAGGATGGGAAATGCCCGGAGGACAGGTCGAAGAAGGGGAATCATTGAAGGATGCAGCGATAAGGGAAACAAAGGAAGAGAGCGGTATTGATATAGAAGTGACAAAATTCTGTGGTGTTTTTCAAAATGTAGGCAGTAGTAATTGCAACACTCTATTTTTAGGTAAACCAGTCGGAGGAGAATTAACAACTACCCAAGAGTCTTTAGAAGTAGGTTATTTTCCAATCGATACAGCATTAGAGATGGTAAGCTGGGGGAATTTCAAACAAAGAATTGAGCTTTGCTTAAATGAAGAACACCATCCTTTTTATGTTGAATTTTCCATCCCGCTTAAGGATTGCTAA
- a CDS encoding Uncharacterized conserved protein YndB, AHSA1/START domain: MHSSAPEFTITRTLSKRPELVWRAWTEEKELAGWLPSTPLESISYDVREGGRYRYTMVNAETGQEFHTGGVFLDVVPFERLVFTWGYPDDPIEGSPVVTLTLAEHDDRTELIFHLRGFAGHPGDKHVYDGWSGTLDNLENHLSNPGSRN, translated from the coding sequence ATGCACTCATCCGCACCAGAGTTCACCATCACCCGCACCCTGAGTAAACGCCCCGAACTTGTGTGGCGCGCCTGGACGGAGGAGAAAGAACTCGCCGGCTGGTTGCCTTCGACACCCCTAGAGTCGATATCCTACGACGTCCGTGAAGGCGGACGCTACCGCTACACAATGGTCAACGCCGAGACCGGTCAGGAGTTCCACACCGGAGGTGTGTTCCTCGATGTCGTACCTTTCGAACGCCTCGTCTTCACCTGGGGTTACCCCGATGATCCCATTGAGGGCTCCCCTGTCGTGACCCTAACCCTCGCCGAACATGACGACCGCACCGAGCTAATCTTCCACCTTCGGGGATTCGCCGGTCACCCCGGCGATAAGCACGTGTACGACGGCTGGTCCGGAACACTCGACAATCTGGAGAATCATCTATCGAACCCAGGTTCTCGGAACTAG
- a CDS encoding monosaccharide ABC transporter ATP-binding protein, CUT2 family: MAEYMLELKGITKTFPGVKALDNVYFKLKPGEIHALMGENGAGKSTFIKVITGVHPADEGELIFNGQRVDIKNPTDAKRMGIAAIYQHVTCYPDLSVTENIFMGHEKIQKRTKRILWNDMHTAAEKLLKELGAGFSPKTLMGSLSVAEQQIVEIAKALSVDAKIIIMDEPTAALTKRESEDLYRITEGLRDKGTAIIFISHRFEDMYRLASRVTVFRDSRYIGTWNVDEITNQDLIIAMVGREITQLFPKKEAQIGEELLRVEGLGRTGYFADVSFTLRRGEILGLTGLVGAGRTEVCQSLFGIERSDKGKVFLKGQEVNIRKPDEAMRKGIGYLPEDRQKQGLVLQWSIGRNITLSSLEKISGQGILNLDKEASLAKGLAEKMNVKAKSIFDLAGSLSGGNQQKVVFAKLLTADVEVIILDEPTKGVDVGAKSAIYEIISDLACQGYGILMVSSEMPEIIGMCDRVAVMREGRITALLERNSISQEAILQAAMADERPLQQHY, translated from the coding sequence ATGGCCGAATACATGTTAGAGCTGAAAGGAATTACCAAAACGTTCCCAGGCGTCAAGGCGCTGGACAATGTCTATTTCAAATTAAAACCGGGTGAAATTCATGCACTGATGGGCGAAAACGGAGCCGGGAAATCGACATTTATAAAAGTAATAACAGGTGTTCATCCCGCCGATGAAGGTGAGCTCATCTTCAACGGACAACGGGTTGATATAAAAAATCCTACGGATGCGAAGCGAATGGGGATAGCAGCAATTTATCAGCATGTTACTTGTTATCCCGATCTAAGCGTTACGGAAAACATCTTTATGGGACATGAAAAAATCCAAAAACGTACAAAACGAATTCTTTGGAACGATATGCATACGGCCGCCGAGAAGCTGCTGAAGGAGCTTGGAGCGGGATTCAGCCCCAAAACGCTTATGGGCTCGTTAAGCGTGGCTGAGCAACAAATCGTTGAAATTGCAAAAGCGCTTTCCGTTGATGCGAAAATAATCATCATGGATGAACCGACCGCGGCTCTCACCAAGCGGGAAAGCGAGGACTTATATCGGATTACCGAGGGCCTTCGAGACAAGGGCACCGCAATTATTTTCATCTCCCATCGTTTCGAGGATATGTATCGATTAGCAAGCCGGGTAACTGTCTTCCGGGATTCCAGATATATCGGCACATGGAATGTGGATGAAATTACGAACCAAGACTTGATTATTGCCATGGTAGGCCGCGAAATTACTCAGTTGTTCCCGAAAAAGGAGGCGCAGATCGGGGAGGAGCTGCTTCGTGTTGAAGGTCTGGGCAGAACGGGATACTTCGCTGATGTTTCTTTTACGCTGCGTAGAGGAGAGATCTTAGGACTGACAGGGCTCGTTGGAGCAGGCCGCACCGAGGTATGCCAAAGCCTCTTCGGAATTGAACGATCGGATAAAGGAAAAGTGTTTCTTAAAGGACAGGAAGTGAACATCCGCAAACCGGATGAGGCGATGCGTAAAGGAATCGGCTATTTGCCGGAGGATAGGCAAAAGCAGGGGCTCGTCCTGCAATGGAGCATCGGCAGAAATATAACGTTATCTTCTTTAGAGAAGATATCGGGCCAGGGAATTCTTAACCTTGACAAGGAAGCAAGCCTAGCAAAGGGCTTGGCGGAAAAGATGAATGTGAAGGCAAAAAGCATATTCGATCTGGCGGGCTCTTTATCAGGCGGCAACCAGCAAAAGGTCGTTTTTGCTAAACTTCTTACGGCTGATGTGGAAGTGATCATTTTGGATGAACCGACTAAAGGGGTAGATGTTGGCGCCAAGTCCGCCATTTACGAAATCATTAGCGATTTGGCTTGCCAAGGGTATGGCATTTTAATGGTTTCTTCTGAGATGCCGGAGATTATCGGAATGTGTGATCGTGTAGCGGTAATGAGAGAAGGTAGAATTACCGCTTTGCTCGAGCGTAATTCCATTTCGCAGGAAGCGATCCTGCAAGCAGCGATGGCAGACGAGCGGCCGCTCCAACAACACTATTAA
- a CDS encoding monosaccharide ABC transporter membrane protein, CUT2 family — protein sequence MNTFDPPAAAPRGIWPKSMLSARIAKFRELGLLGFIILLSIGVQLRNPSFLTLENINDMVTNTAILGILAVGMMLVIVTRGIDLSIGATLALSGMIAAQTVSAFPEITPVAVLLIGTATGLVSGIVIGFLVSKIGILPIIATLGMMNIFRGLTFWTSGGKWVSAHQMPVDFKAIATGKILGINNLIVIAIIVYVIAYYFVNHTRTGRQIYAVGSNPDSAVISGINRDKILWLVYSIMGGLSGLAGVLWVSKFASAQGDTASGYELSVIAACVLGGVSIAGGSGKISGIILGSVLLGILNNALPLINISAFWQTGIQGAIILAAVLINAIVKRGVDRNHLMRRRI from the coding sequence ATGAACACCTTCGATCCGCCTGCAGCAGCGCCTAGAGGCATCTGGCCTAAAAGCATGCTCAGCGCAAGGATTGCTAAATTCAGAGAACTAGGCTTGCTTGGGTTTATTATTTTACTTTCAATTGGCGTACAGCTTCGCAATCCGAGCTTTTTAACCTTGGAAAACATAAACGATATGGTGACCAACACCGCAATTTTGGGCATTTTGGCTGTAGGGATGATGCTCGTTATCGTTACCCGCGGGATTGACCTCTCTATTGGGGCAACACTTGCCCTATCTGGCATGATTGCCGCGCAAACGGTTAGTGCATTTCCTGAAATAACGCCTGTCGCTGTTCTACTAATCGGTACTGCAACGGGGCTTGTCAGCGGTATCGTGATAGGGTTTTTAGTTTCCAAAATTGGCATCCTGCCGATTATCGCTACGCTCGGGATGATGAACATTTTCCGGGGGTTAACCTTTTGGACCAGCGGCGGCAAATGGGTTAGCGCACATCAGATGCCGGTAGATTTCAAAGCAATCGCCACAGGTAAAATACTCGGAATCAACAATTTAATCGTTATTGCCATCATCGTTTATGTAATCGCTTATTACTTTGTTAATCATACCCGCACTGGAAGGCAAATTTACGCGGTAGGCAGCAATCCAGATTCGGCGGTCATTAGCGGAATTAATAGGGATAAAATATTATGGCTTGTTTATTCCATTATGGGCGGATTGTCCGGACTTGCCGGAGTGCTGTGGGTATCCAAATTTGCCTCGGCTCAAGGAGATACGGCTTCGGGTTATGAGCTGAGCGTCATTGCGGCATGTGTACTGGGCGGCGTCAGCATTGCAGGCGGTTCAGGTAAAATATCGGGCATTATCCTTGGCTCCGTTTTACTCGGTATTTTGAATAATGCTCTTCCCTTGATCAACATATCGGCGTTTTGGCAAACCGGCATTCAAGGAGCGATTATTTTAGCCGCCGTGCTTATTAATGCAATTGTCAAACGGGGCGTTGATCGTAATCATCTTATGAGGAGGAGAATCTAG
- a CDS encoding monosaccharide ABC transporter membrane protein, CUT2 family: protein MEPRIVTNKQPFSYKRFLLQWEWMLVLLFLAITVMNMNLSEFYWDYDNLRDATMGFLDKAFIVLPMVFVMILADIDISVASIVALSSVIMADLFNRGVPLELAMVICLVVGTLCGWINGMLIVKYKELSSVIITLSTMIIYRGIAYMILEDQAAGSFPDWFSYLGWGYVGSIPFILIVFAVFAVLFSLLLHKTVFGRQLYAMGNNPTAARFSGIRVDRIKVIVFTLAGLMAAVTALFLTSRMGSTRPNIAMGYELDVIAMVVLGGISTAGGKGRMIGAILAVFLIGFLRYGLGLVNVQAQILLIIIGVLLIAAVAVPQLKRSNRLTRNT from the coding sequence ATGGAACCAAGAATTGTAACGAATAAACAGCCCTTTTCCTATAAACGGTTCCTCCTTCAATGGGAATGGATGCTGGTCCTGTTGTTTCTAGCCATAACCGTCATGAATATGAATTTATCGGAGTTTTATTGGGATTACGATAATTTGCGAGACGCAACGATGGGCTTCCTTGACAAAGCATTTATTGTACTTCCGATGGTGTTTGTCATGATATTAGCGGACATTGATATTTCCGTCGCATCAATTGTGGCTCTATCGTCCGTTATTATGGCGGATTTATTTAACAGAGGTGTTCCGCTCGAGCTTGCAATGGTCATTTGTTTGGTGGTAGGGACGTTATGCGGCTGGATTAACGGGATGCTCATTGTGAAATACAAGGAACTGTCTTCGGTTATTATCACGCTCTCAACGATGATTATTTACCGGGGAATTGCCTACATGATTTTGGAGGATCAAGCAGCAGGCTCATTTCCCGATTGGTTCAGCTACCTGGGCTGGGGATATGTAGGATCGATCCCTTTCATTCTGATTGTATTTGCGGTATTTGCCGTTCTGTTCAGCTTATTGCTGCACAAAACGGTGTTTGGCCGGCAATTGTATGCGATGGGTAACAACCCCACTGCGGCTCGTTTTTCGGGTATTCGTGTGGATCGGATCAAGGTCATTGTTTTTACACTTGCAGGTCTAATGGCAGCGGTAACGGCTTTGTTTCTGACTTCTCGGATGGGCAGCACCAGGCCTAATATTGCCATGGGTTATGAACTGGACGTCATTGCGATGGTTGTTCTCGGAGGGATTAGCACAGCCGGAGGCAAAGGACGGATGATCGGCGCGATACTGGCGGTTTTTCTGATCGGCTTTCTGCGCTACGGGTTAGGACTGGTCAACGTGCAAGCACAAATATTGCTCATCATTATTGGCGTGCTGCTGATAGCCGCAGTTGCAGTTCCGCAACTTAAACGAAGCAACAGGCTTACGAGGAACACTTAA
- a CDS encoding monosaccharide ABC transporter substrate-binding protein, CUT2 family: MKKSKLLLSCLTVLLTLSMLAACGGNNTPSNTNGGKGENQATNKGGDATDAKKKYAIIFKNTGNPYGEKQMEGFKNAVEELGYEAILKAPDQPTAEAQIGMIEELISQKVDVIAIAANDPDALQPALKKAMNQGIKVLSLDSAVNAASRMVHVNQADPERIGRTLIQGVSEMIGGEGEIAILSATSQATNQNTWIEWMKKELEDSKYSNIKLVKVAYGDDLRDKSVSETEALLKSYPNLKGIIAPTTVGIAAAGKVLTDKGLKGKVQLTGLGLPSEMAEYIESGVCQWMYLWNPIDVGYLSGYAADALVKGTISGKVGDKLTAGKLGEKEVVKDGDGSQIMLGDPFKFDASNIAEWKGVY; the protein is encoded by the coding sequence ATGAAAAAATCTAAACTATTACTCTCATGTTTGACCGTTTTGCTTACGCTTTCCATGCTGGCCGCTTGCGGAGGCAATAACACACCATCCAATACGAATGGTGGCAAGGGTGAAAACCAAGCAACCAACAAAGGCGGCGACGCCACGGATGCAAAAAAGAAATACGCCATCATTTTTAAAAACACAGGCAATCCATACGGCGAGAAACAGATGGAAGGATTCAAAAATGCAGTGGAGGAGCTCGGTTATGAAGCGATTTTAAAAGCGCCGGACCAACCGACAGCCGAAGCGCAAATTGGAATGATTGAAGAGCTTATTTCGCAAAAAGTAGATGTAATTGCCATTGCGGCAAATGATCCCGACGCGCTGCAGCCAGCGCTCAAAAAAGCGATGAATCAAGGCATTAAAGTACTGTCGCTGGATTCCGCGGTAAACGCCGCCAGCCGTATGGTACACGTCAACCAAGCCGATCCGGAACGAATCGGTCGCACCTTGATCCAAGGCGTGTCCGAAATGATCGGCGGAGAAGGCGAAATCGCCATTTTAAGCGCGACATCGCAAGCGACGAATCAGAACACATGGATTGAATGGATGAAAAAAGAGCTTGAAGATTCCAAATACAGCAACATCAAGCTGGTGAAAGTTGCCTATGGCGACGACTTGCGCGATAAGAGCGTGTCCGAGACAGAAGCGCTCTTGAAATCTTATCCCAATCTGAAAGGGATTATTGCACCAACAACGGTTGGCATTGCGGCAGCGGGCAAAGTTTTGACGGATAAGGGGCTTAAAGGGAAAGTTCAATTGACCGGTCTTGGCTTGCCAAGCGAAATGGCGGAATACATTGAAAGCGGCGTTTGTCAGTGGATGTATCTGTGGAATCCGATCGATGTTGGGTACTTGTCCGGTTATGCGGCAGACGCGCTCGTGAAGGGCACGATTAGCGGCAAGGTTGGAGATAAGCTGACTGCGGGCAAGCTGGGCGAAAAAGAGGTTGTAAAGGACGGGGACGGTTCGCAGATTATGCTTGGCGATCCTTTCAAATTCGATGCCTCTAACATCGCCGAATGGAAGGGCGTTTATTAA
- a CDS encoding Ig-like domain (group 2), whose amino-acid sequence MTAFDLHTEYTHDPIGIDNTKPRLSWLMKSSARAQLQSAYRILVASDKQRLAANEGDQWDSGKIESDDSNNVEYKGNTLQSGKRYYWKVKVWDNNGRESAWSEPGYWEMGLLAPTDWQSAQWIGASAPAAAGPANYSVEMDFTILSDGAAILFGGPNASSNFFWQFNVKDKPYAQFRPHTNVGGTRLIKEVDISRVIPNDKQLNVAYRLKIEVNGKEIKTYINNELIDTMTNNNISFGPIGFRQFKDARTNERALFDNIVIKDGSGKQLFFTDFETNNKAAFEGGTITQDGKLLVENATFYQKAESKSSPMLRKKFEISKPVRKATAYSTALGLYELSLNGKKVGSDYFNPGWTDYTKRLQYQTYDVTDMLLEGGNAVGAMLGDGWYAGSVAHVGPNQYGTELSFLFQLKIEYEDGTSETVATDPSWRSTTSGPIRSSDILMGESYDARKELDDWNKNSFDDSSWSAAKTVNPVRGKLVAQVGPTVKATEQLKPIAVKQPLPGTYIFDMGQNMSGWAKLKVEGSAGSKVKLRFGEMLNSDGTLYTANLRTAKQTDEYILKGGGVELYEPRFTFHGFRYVEVTGYPGEPTLDSLTGVVIHTDTPKSGAFNTSNAMVNQLNSNITWGQRGNFLSIPTDCPQRDERMGWTGDAQVFVRTATYNMEVPGFYEKYMRDVVDAQGANGAFPDVAPNVRGMGNGSNGWGDAGVIIPWTLYLAYNDTAIIKEHYDAMAKWIDYLKTNSRGLIRPAGGYGDWLGVNETTPTDVVNTAYFAYSTNLLAKMAAVIGKTDDADKYNRLFNEIKSAFNAAFVGADGRIKGNTQTAYVLALQMDLLEGDMKRKAAEYLVENINNKNGHLSTGFLGIGYLLPVLTEAGYPELAYRLLTNDTYPSWGYSIKNGATTLWERWNSYTVEGGFGDAAMNSFNHYSLGSVGEWMYRYAAGIEADPKQPGFKHIIIQPTPGGQLGHVNGEYKSIYGEIKSGWRREGKSFKLNVTIPVNTTATVYVPAVDPTSVSEGGKPAVEAEGVKFLRMEGGKAVYSVGSGNYSFASTMAESNAKLASISLSSKTAKLKKGETTELALSGSMDNGMSADFVNAAIKYESSNSQIAQVADNGAVTAVGSGSVELRVKVKLGEIEKTASIRLIVVSGANLALGKRATARDTLEAAPEWSTAGLTDGSLSRKYSTTGSQSPSQATNPLWVEIDLGANQNLNSVLLYPRTDASSKDAKTASYPIDFLIQVKPDGGDYTEVKSVAGEPNPMMQPQLYAFENQSARYVRLSVSKLGDMPADDVYYRLQLAEMEVYNNEAGVPVAGISLDRSSLEMKDGESTEIAATITPTNAVNKAVRFDSDNPNIVITNIHYDQTSDTTIATVTAANKGTEPINGVITATTDDGGKSAAMNVAVAPGKQQPDTATLWGDSAVMAGQAAKWTIGAEQVSSGFTALDVIVQYDPQKFEFQTVGEATYLSLDPSAIESLKPNLTVMGSAIKPDKGQIRIIMAASGEQPAEITGGPLFSLHGKVKADAPAGKTTVSLADFQVSGNGESVSLDVTGATYDTEITVADKTALIVAIEQAQAMHDAAVEGSQPGQYPNGAKLVLQAAINSATAVKNDANATAGQVADALNALQAAVKTFTDSIIPSLPGDRTLLDAAIAAAQNKHNKAAEGSKVGKYAAGSKAALQAAINVAKNTGGSQAQIDEAVTALNKAVQQFSLKLITLVEGQTKISVRDLSIMASYYGITSTDPNWSKMEKADVLGVNVIDIRALAAVAQMILDDWSKE is encoded by the coding sequence ATGACTGCATTTGACTTACACACGGAGTACACTCATGATCCAATCGGAATCGATAACACGAAGCCAAGACTAAGCTGGTTAATGAAATCATCCGCAAGGGCGCAGCTGCAATCCGCTTATCGTATCCTTGTTGCTTCTGACAAGCAGCGGCTTGCGGCAAATGAGGGAGATCAATGGGACTCAGGCAAAATCGAATCCGACGATTCCAATAATGTGGAGTACAAAGGAAACACCCTGCAATCCGGCAAACGGTACTATTGGAAAGTTAAAGTATGGGATAACAACGGCCGTGAATCGGCATGGAGTGAGCCGGGTTACTGGGAAATGGGCTTGCTCGCTCCAACCGATTGGCAGTCGGCACAGTGGATCGGAGCTTCAGCGCCTGCCGCCGCCGGGCCGGCAAATTATTCGGTAGAGATGGATTTTACGATATTAAGCGACGGAGCGGCCATTTTGTTTGGAGGGCCGAACGCTTCTTCTAATTTCTTCTGGCAGTTCAATGTCAAGGATAAGCCGTATGCCCAGTTTCGTCCACATACGAACGTAGGTGGCACTCGGCTGATAAAGGAAGTAGATATTTCGCGTGTCATTCCAAACGACAAACAGTTGAATGTCGCCTATCGCCTCAAAATTGAAGTGAACGGGAAAGAAATTAAAACCTATATCAACAACGAGCTCATCGATACGATGACCAATAACAATATTTCGTTCGGGCCGATCGGGTTCCGTCAATTTAAAGACGCCCGCACCAATGAACGAGCCCTGTTCGATAATATCGTGATTAAGGATGGAAGCGGCAAACAGCTCTTTTTCACAGATTTTGAAACCAACAATAAAGCAGCATTCGAAGGCGGAACGATAACGCAAGACGGCAAGCTGCTTGTGGAAAATGCAACTTTCTATCAAAAGGCGGAGAGCAAAAGCTCGCCGATGTTAAGGAAAAAATTCGAGATTTCCAAGCCGGTCCGCAAAGCGACTGCTTACTCAACTGCGCTTGGGTTATATGAGCTCAGCTTGAACGGGAAAAAGGTAGGCAGCGATTACTTTAATCCCGGATGGACGGATTATACAAAGCGGCTTCAGTACCAGACCTACGACGTAACCGATATGCTCCTCGAAGGGGGCAACGCGGTTGGAGCTATGCTGGGCGACGGCTGGTATGCGGGAAGCGTAGCGCATGTTGGGCCGAACCAGTACGGAACGGAACTGTCCTTTCTGTTTCAATTAAAGATTGAATATGAGGATGGCACGAGTGAAACGGTGGCGACCGATCCTTCTTGGCGTTCCACGACTTCGGGGCCAATTCGCTCTTCCGATATTCTGATGGGCGAATCATATGACGCAAGGAAAGAACTAGACGATTGGAACAAAAACAGCTTTGATGACTCCTCCTGGAGCGCCGCAAAAACGGTCAATCCAGTCCGGGGCAAACTTGTCGCGCAGGTCGGGCCAACCGTTAAAGCAACGGAACAATTGAAGCCCATCGCGGTGAAACAGCCCCTTCCCGGCACTTATATTTTTGATATGGGGCAAAACATGTCGGGCTGGGCCAAATTGAAGGTTGAAGGCAGCGCGGGCTCAAAAGTAAAGCTGCGTTTCGGCGAGATGCTGAACAGTGACGGTACGTTATATACCGCTAATTTGCGTACGGCAAAACAGACCGATGAGTACATTTTAAAAGGCGGCGGGGTTGAGCTGTATGAACCGCGCTTCACGTTTCACGGTTTCCGCTATGTCGAGGTGACGGGTTATCCGGGAGAACCAACGCTAGACAGCCTAACAGGCGTAGTCATCCATACCGACACCCCCAAATCAGGGGCATTCAATACTTCGAACGCGATGGTCAATCAGTTGAATAGCAATATTACTTGGGGCCAGCGCGGCAATTTTTTAAGCATTCCGACGGATTGCCCTCAACGTGACGAACGAATGGGCTGGACGGGAGACGCTCAAGTATTTGTGCGAACGGCCACCTACAATATGGAAGTTCCAGGTTTCTATGAAAAGTATATGAGAGATGTTGTGGATGCCCAAGGAGCGAACGGGGCATTTCCAGACGTAGCTCCTAATGTCCGCGGAATGGGCAATGGCAGCAACGGTTGGGGCGACGCGGGTGTCATTATCCCTTGGACGTTGTATTTAGCTTATAACGACACGGCTATTATTAAAGAACATTATGACGCAATGGCAAAATGGATCGATTATCTCAAAACAAACAGCAGAGGGCTGATTCGTCCTGCCGGCGGTTACGGCGACTGGCTGGGCGTGAACGAAACGACTCCAACGGATGTCGTGAACACCGCTTATTTTGCCTACAGCACCAATCTGTTGGCCAAAATGGCGGCCGTAATCGGCAAAACGGATGACGCCGACAAATATAACCGTCTGTTCAACGAAATCAAGAGCGCTTTTAACGCCGCTTTTGTCGGGGCCGATGGAAGAATTAAAGGCAATACGCAGACCGCATACGTTCTCGCTTTGCAGATGGATTTATTGGAAGGGGATATGAAGCGGAAAGCCGCTGAATATCTCGTTGAAAATATTAATAACAAAAACGGACATTTATCAACCGGATTTCTTGGAATCGGTTATTTGCTGCCGGTGCTGACGGAGGCCGGTTACCCGGAATTGGCCTATCGCTTGTTGACCAACGATACTTACCCTTCGTGGGGCTACAGCATTAAAAACGGCGCCACTACCCTTTGGGAGAGATGGAATTCCTATACGGTGGAGGGAGGATTTGGCGACGCGGCAATGAATTCGTTCAATCACTATTCCCTCGGATCGGTCGGGGAGTGGATGTATCGTTATGCGGCCGGCATCGAAGCCGATCCGAAACAGCCGGGCTTTAAACATATCATTATCCAGCCTACACCTGGAGGACAACTGGGCCATGTTAACGGGGAGTACAAGTCGATTTACGGAGAGATCAAGAGCGGGTGGAGGCGGGAAGGCAAGTCCTTCAAGCTGAACGTGACCATTCCTGTTAACACGACGGCGACGGTATATGTCCCGGCTGTTGATCCGACATCGGTGAGCGAAGGCGGCAAACCGGCCGTTGAAGCTGAGGGTGTAAAATTTTTGCGCATGGAAGGGGGGAAGGCGGTTTATTCGGTCGGCTCTGGAAACTACTCATTCGCCAGCACAATGGCCGAGTCGAACGCTAAGCTAGCAAGTATTAGCTTGAGCAGCAAAACGGCGAAGCTGAAAAAAGGAGAGACAACGGAACTGGCGCTGAGCGGCAGCATGGATAACGGAATGAGCGCCGATTTTGTCAATGCGGCAATCAAGTATGAGAGCAGCAACAGTCAAATTGCCCAAGTTGCGGATAATGGCGCCGTAACGGCTGTCGGTAGCGGCTCCGTAGAGCTGCGCGTGAAAGTGAAGCTGGGCGAAATCGAAAAAACCGCCTCTATCCGGCTTATCGTCGTTTCCGGGGCAAATCTGGCCTTGGGCAAAAGGGCAACGGCACGCGACACGCTGGAGGCGGCGCCGGAATGGAGTACAGCCGGTTTGACGGACGGCAGTTTGAGCCGGAAATATTCGACCACCGGATCTCAATCGCCATCCCAGGCAACCAATCCTCTTTGGGTAGAGATCGACTTGGGCGCCAATCAGAATCTAAATAGCGTTCTGCTGTATCCAAGAACGGACGCCAGTTCAAAGGATGCCAAAACCGCCTCCTATCCGATTGATTTCCTCATTCAAGTCAAACCGGATGGCGGGGACTACACGGAAGTGAAGAGCGTTGCCGGGGAACCGAATCCAATGATGCAGCCGCAGCTGTATGCATTCGAAAACCAGTCGGCCAGATATGTCAGGCTTTCGGTGAGCAAGCTGGGCGATATGCCGGCTGACGACGTTTATTACCGGCTGCAATTGGCGGAGATGGAGGTGTACAACAACGAGGCGGGCGTGCCGGTGGCGGGAATAAGCTTGGACCGCTCATCGCTAGAAATGAAGGATGGAGAGAGCACCGAAATTGCCGCAACGATCACGCCGACAAACGCAGTGAATAAAGCGGTGCGATTTGATTCGGATAACCCAAACATCGTCATTACGAATATTCATTATGACCAAACAAGCGACACGACAATAGCGACCGTTACAGCTGCGAATAAAGGAACGGAGCCGATTAACGGCGTTATTACCGCAACAACAGATGACGGAGGTAAGTCGGCTGCGATGAATGTTGCGGTTGCGCCGGGTAAGCAACAACCGGATACCGCCACTTTGTGGGGCGATTCAGCCGTTATGGCTGGGCAAGCTGCGAAATGGACAATCGGAGCCGAGCAGGTAAGCTCAGGTTTTACGGCGCTTGACGTTATTGTGCAATATGACCCGCAGAAGTTCGAGTTCCAGACGGTTGGGGAAGCGACCTATCTGTCGCTGGACCCATCCGCTATCGAATCGTTGAAGCCTAACCTCACGGTCATGGGGAGCGCAATCAAGCCGGATAAAGGCCAGATTCGGATTATTATGGCCGCATCGGGAGAGCAGCCGGCTGAAATAACCGGCGGTCCATTGTTCAGTCTTCATGGGAAGGTGAAGGCTGATGCGCCGGCAGGTAAAACAACCGTTTCGCTCGCGGATTTCCAAGTGTCAGGCAACGGCGAATCGGTATCGCTGGATGTCACCGGGGCCACCTATGACACGGAGATTACTGTTGCCGACAAAACAGCTCTGATTGTTGCAATCGAGCAGGCTCAGGCGATGCATGATGCGGCAGTTGAAGGCAGTCAGCCGGGTCAATATCCGAATGGAGCTAAGCTGGTCTTGCAAGCGGCAATCAACAGCGCGACAGCAGTGAAAAATGATGCCAATGCGACTGCAGGGCAAGTCGCCGATGCCCTGAACGCCTTGCAAGCGGCAGTAAAAACGTTCACCGATTCTATCATTCCTTCTCTCCCTGGGGACAGAACATTGCTGGATGCAGCGATTGCGGCGGCGCAAAACAAACATAACAAAGCGGCGGAAGGAAGCAAGGTCGGGAAGTATGCGGCAGGCTCGAAAGCTGCGCTGCAGGCGGCAATTAACGTTGCCAAAAACACTGGCGGCAGCCAAGCTCAAATTGATGAAGCCGTTACGGCGTTGAATAAGGCTGTACAGCAATTCTCGCTCAAGCTCATTACTCTGGTTGAAGGCCAAACGAAGATTTCCGTTCGGGATCTCTCCATCATGGCCAGCTATTATGGCATAACTTCAACGGATCCGAACTGGTCCAAAATGGAGAAGGCGGATGTGTTAGGCGTTAATGTCATCGACATTCGCGCGTTGGCCGCCGTTGCGCAAATGATTCTTGATGATTGGAGCAAAGAGTAG